CCGGACACCAGTTCGAGCAGCTGTAACTGAAGCGGGGTAACCTGTTTGGCGGTAACGAGTTCAAGTACCCCGATCAACTCATCTCCCATTAACAGCGGAACAAATACCAGCATATTGGGAGATATCCGGGCGCCCGCGGCCACCTTACTCCGGTAGTTGACAGGCAGCTGGCTGATGATGCGTATATCCCTGCCGGTAGCCGCATCGCCGGTAAGCCCTTCACCCGGCGCCAACTGCACCGGTATGTTTGCCGGCAGATGAATACTGCTGCACAAACGAAGCAACACTTCATCCTTTTCATACTGGTACAGCGCACCTGCCGTGAAACCAGCGCTCTCTGTGAATGACAGCAAACATTTATATGCCAGGCTTTCCGGCTTATGAATGCCAAGCAGGTTTTCTTTCATGTCGTTCAGTCTACTGAGCAGCCAGTTACGGTCATTGGATTCCCTGTTGAGCGTCACTACTTCTTCCAGTTTGCTGTTGATTTTTTTCCGGACCAGCTGTCCATAATAAAACTCTTTATAAAAAAAATACATCAACACACAACCAATACATATGATAATAGCAGTATTCAACGGAAGCATTAATCCGGTCATGCGTGAACGTTGCGGGAAAGGCCACCAGGAAAGAATGCCGCCCAGCAGCATGAGCAGGGTAACAGCAGCCAGGCCGAGGTACAATCTTTTTGCAGGAGATAGTTTCATCATACCTGAATAACAACGTGCTGTCCCGTTAGGTTGTAGCAACGCACATACGACAACAAATCATTAACATATATCCATGAAACAATGTATGGTTTACTTTGTTAGAATGGTTGTTAACGCCCGAAAGGAGGCCGTCTATGAAGAAGATTTTATTAATAGAAGATGACGAGATCATGCCCAAAATCGTGGCTCGTATCCTCCCTTCCACCGAGTACAGGCTTGAACATGCGTCCAATGGAAAAGAAGCCCTGCAGAAACTGGAAGAGAACAGTTACGCCTATGATCTGATTATTACAGACATCATGATGCCATATGCCAACGGCTTTGAGATTCTAAGTAAGATAAAGCACAGGGACCATCCCATCCCGGTCATTATCATTTCCAACGCAGGCAATGAAGATATGATCATGGAAGGGTTCAAGCTGGGTGCAGATGACTTTTTAAAAAAGCCTATACTCCCTGCTGAACTGCTGATCAGGGTCAAAAAATTATTAATGAAGAATAGTTAGTCATGTCACAGATTGACAACCCCAAACTTTCCGCTTTTGTGGAAACAGCTTCCTCATACCTGGAAACAGCTTCCACATCTGTGAAAACAGCTGTCCGGTTTATGGAAACCACCTTCCTGAACGCCCCGCTCACCATCCAGATAGCGATGGTGTTCATCATCATTGCCATTGTTACCACAATGCTGGCCTATATCTCTATACTGCGCAACCGTTACCGGGGATACCGGACTGACAGGAAGCTGGCGCGTTTGTGCCCGCGTATTGACAACCTGCTGATAGATGAAGTGCTGAGCCATCCGTCGGTACAGCAGCATATTCCACCAGATGAAATACAACTCAACATCGCCCCTTTTGAACAACTGCCACTACACCGCAGATGGGCACGGCAGGCCCTCACCAGCCGCATTATCCACTTTCGCCGCAACGTGCGGGGCAATATCGCGCAACTGTTGCGCAACCTGTACATGCAGCTGGACCTGGACAACGATACCATTAAAAAACTGAAGTCACGGCACTGGGAGAAAAAGGTACAGGCCCTTACCGAGCTGACCAGTCTTGATATGTTCATCTCTGACGTCACCATTCTGCCGATGACCAATGACCGCAACCGGGAGCTGCGTGCAGCCGCGCGGCACGCCTATATTAAGCTGAGCAAAAACGAACCGTTCAAGTTCTTCGACATAGCGAAGGAGCCGCTGCTGATGTGGGACCAGGTAGAGCTGTTCCGCACCATTACCAGCACAGAAAATATTGCCATTCCCAATTTCGCGCGATGGATTACCTATTCCGGCAACAAGAGTGTGATTTCTTTCTGCCTGAAGCTGGTGGTGCATTACAACCAACATAACGCCGTTCCCGCAATTCTCCGGCTGCTGGACACCAAAGACCACTATCTGCGCGCAGACGCCATCAACTGTCTGGGCAAGTTGCGCGCCAGTATCGCAGAAGACAAGCTGGTAGGGCTATACAGCCATCAACCCATCCCATGCCAGATAGAAATACTCAAAGCGCTGGGCCGTATCGGCAGCGGGGAACATGTTGAATTTCTGAAAACAGAATTCCTGCATGCCACGGATTTTGATTTGCGCAAACACGCCGCCAAGTCGCTGGTGAAAAACCAATGGGTGAGCGATCAGCCCGGTGACGAGCTGGTTTCTTCCGTTACCCCGGAAAACCTGCGGATACTAAGACATTGTATGAACCCCTTAATCAAGTACTGATGCAAAGCATTGCAGACGTTATCAGCCATGTTTACCAAAGTACCATCTTCCTGTACGGGCTGGTACTGTTGCTGGTATATGCCATGCTGGCGTTGTTTTCCATGCTGGCCGTACGGCAGTATGCCCGCAAAAACAACGACTACCAGCTGGACGTGCTGGCCGGTTCCGGTATCGTTCCCGGCATCACTGTACTGGCGCCGGCATACAATGAAGGCCCCACCATTATCGATAACGTCCGTTCGTTGCTGACGCTGAATTATCCCCGCTTCGAGATCGTCGTCATCAACGACGGCAGCACAGATGATACGCTGGAACAGCTTATCCGGGAGTTCAGCCTGCAGGAAGTTGATTTTGCCTATCATATAAAACTGAAAACACAGCCGGTCAAACGGGTGTATAAGTCCGCCGACCCTGCCTATTCCACCCTCGTGGTGCTGGACAAGGTAAACGGTAAAAGCAAGGCCGATGCTTCCAACGCCGGCATCAATGCCGCCTCTTTCGATTACTTCCTTTGTACGGACGTAGACTGTGTATTGGATAAAAACACACTGTTGGAGCTGATACGCCCGGTATTGCAGGAAGAGAAAAAACGTGTGATAGCCACCGGCGCTACGTTACGTATCGGCAACTCCTGCGAGTTCGACGAAGGCGTGATGGTACGCATGCGGCCGCCGCGACAGCTACTGCCGCGGTTCCAGGAAGTGGAATATATCCGCTCCTTTGTGCTGGGCAAAATGGGCTGGAGTTATATCAACTGCGTGCCCAATGTTTCAGGCGGACTGGGACTGTTTGACAAAGAAGTAGCCATACGCTGCGGCGGTTATGACCATACCTCCTTCGGTGAAGACATGGAACTGATGAGCCGTATGTGCCGTTACGCCTATGACTACAACATTGATTACGCCATCCGCTATATTCCCAAAACCCTGTGCTGGACAGAGGCTCCGAACACCCTGACCATATTCAAGCGGCAACGGATACGCTGGGCCAGAGGATTGGCGCAGCTGATACATGCCCACTTCCATATGTTCCTAAATCCGAAGTATGGTAAAATCGGCATGATCATCTTCCCCTATAACTTTTTCTTTGAGCTGCTGGGCCCGGTAGTGGAAATGACAGGGCTTATCATCTATCTGCTGCTGGCCCTGCTGGGATATATACATTGGCACAATGCACTATGGCTGTTGTTGTTTGTATACACCTATTCCATTATGATCACCACCATTGCCATCCTGTGGGACCAGCTCACCTTCCGTTACTATAAGACCTGGAAGGAAGTGGCATTTCTGTGTATGACCGCTTTCCTCGAGTTTGTTATATATCATCCTGTTATTGTGTTTTTCTCCCTGCGGGGCTACTATTATTTCCTTACCGGCAAACAGGTATCGTGGGGAAATATGCAACGACAGGGCTTTGGTAAAAAATAATTCATCGTGATCATGGATTCGCTCAAAGTATTGTTCAGCACAATGGTATTTATCTACGGCGCCTTCATTTTATTGATGTATGGCGTACTGGCCGTGCTCTCTTACCGGTCGATACAGCTGTTCCGGAAACACAACAGTTTCACCGATTTTAACCAGTTGCTGGAATCACCGCTGGCGCCGGGCATTTCGGTAATTGCGCCTGCTTTCAACGAAGGCCTGACCATCATTTCCAACGTACGGTCCTTACTAACGCTGAACTATACACGCTTTGAAGTGATCATTATCAATGACGGCAGTACAGACGACACGCTGGAGAAACTGATACGGGAGTACGAACTAACCGAGATTGAATTTGCGTATCACGAGAGAATCAAAACACAGGCCGTGCGGCGTTTTTTCAAGTCGGTCAATATTGCCTATGATAAATTGCTGGTCATTGACAAAATAAATGGCAAAAGCAAGGCCGATGCCTCCAACGCCGGTATTAACGCCGCCTCCTTTAATTATTTTCTGTGCACCGATGTAGATTCTGTTTTAGAGAAAGATACCTTGTTACGCATGGTAAAACCTTTTATGACAGAAGAGCTGCGACAGATCAAAGAAGTAGGCGAACCCTGTCCCGAATGCGGACATGTGCATGTAAAAGAAGACAGTAAACGGGTAATTGCCACCGGCGCTACCTTGCGTATTGCCAACTCCTGCGAGGTGGAAGCAGGCGAGATCCTTCGGGTGCGGCCGCCTGTAAACCCGCTGCCCCGCTTCCAGGAAATGGAGTATGTGCGGTCCTATGTGCTGGGGAAAGTAGGCTGGAGCATGATGAACAGCGTGCCCAATGTGTCCGGAGGCCTTGGCCTGTTTGACAAGGAAATAGCCATCAAGGCGGGCGGTTATGACAGCAAATCGTTTGCAGAAGATATGGACATCGTTACCCGGATGTCGGCCTATATGATGGACAACCATCAGCAGTATGCCATCCGGTATATTCCTACTACCCAGTGCTGGACAGAGGGACCACCGAACATGGCTGTCTTTGGCCGGCAGCGCACCCGCTGGGGCCGCGGCCTTTCAGAGATCATGAACATGCACAGCCAGCTGATCTTCAACCCCCGTTATAAAAAGCTGGGCATGCTTGTATTGCCCTACAATCTCTTTTTTGAATTTCTGGCCCCCATCATTGAGTGTGTGGGACTGATCGTATATCTCTACCTGATTTTCACCCACCAGGTATATTGGGTGTATGCCACCATCCTGTTGGTGTTCGCTTATCTGTATTCGGTGATGATCACTACACTGGCTATCTGCTGGGACCAACTGACTTACCGTTATTACCGCAGCTGGCGGGAGGTAATGGGCTTAGCCCTGATGGCTTATCTGGAGCCTTTTATCTATCATCCGCTTATTATGTTTTTTGCCCTGCGCGGGTACTGGTTTTTTCTTACCGGCAAAAAAACGCCCTGGGGCAATATGCAACGGCAAGGCTTCGGTCAACCAACAGCATCCCTTCCAAAATTTAAATGATGTATTATGACTGTCTTGAAATCCCTGATGTCTATGATGTTACTGTGCACAGCGCTGCAGCTGTCCGCACAGATCTTTCAGCATAAGGCCACGCCGGAAGAGCTGTATAAACAGGCCGTCCGGGAAGCCCGCCAACAGCATTACGATAAAGCTATTGAGCTGTCACAGCAGGCGCTGTCCAGGCAGCCCGACTTTATTGACCAGCAGTTGCTTTTGGGAAAACTGTACCTGCAAACCAAACAGTATGACAACGCTCGCAAATATATCCAACAGGTGCTGACGAAGAATCCCCGGTACCGCGATGCTTACAGCTATGCTATTAATATTGAACTGTCCACCGGGCATTATGATGAAGCGTTGCGCTACACCGAACAGGCGTTAACCTATTTCCCCGGCAGCAAGGAGCTGATGCTGAAAAAGCTCAGCATCCTGGACGCACAGCATAAAGTGATGCAGGCTGACAACTACGCCGGATTGATGTTTACCAAATATCCAACAGATACGGTTATACGAAAAGCTTACATAGAACACCACCTGATCAGTGGCCGCTATTATAAACAGACCGGCAATACCAATATGGCGCGTAAAAGTTTTGACAGAGCGCTGGAAGCAGACCCGTTGAATGATGAAGCCAAGGAAGGCGGCCTGGCCGCTGATTTGAAGGGCAGCCGGTATACCAGCGCGCTGGAGCAGGTCAACAGTGAATTATCTGTTAACCCCAACTCCTATAATCTGCTGATGCGCAAACTGGGCATCCTGCAGGACATGCACGCCTATACCGAAGCATTGTCTGTATTACAGGAAATCATCCGCAAATATCCGGGCGACAGCAAGGCCCGTTCCATGGAGAATTCGCTGCGCATGGAAGCCGCACAGTACTATACTAACGCCGACCCCTACTCGTTGTACCAGTCAGTATATGAGCGGAGCCACAGTCGTGATGCGCTGGACAAACTGATCGGGCACAGCATGGCGCGTGGATCAC
The Chitinophaga varians genome window above contains:
- a CDS encoding response regulator transcription factor, which produces MKKILLIEDDEIMPKIVARILPSTEYRLEHASNGKEALQKLEENSYAYDLIITDIMMPYANGFEILSKIKHRDHPIPVIIISNAGNEDMIMEGFKLGADDFLKKPILPAELLIRVKKLLMKNS
- a CDS encoding glycosyltransferase family 2 protein; the encoded protein is MDSLKVLFSTMVFIYGAFILLMYGVLAVLSYRSIQLFRKHNSFTDFNQLLESPLAPGISVIAPAFNEGLTIISNVRSLLTLNYTRFEVIIINDGSTDDTLEKLIREYELTEIEFAYHERIKTQAVRRFFKSVNIAYDKLLVIDKINGKSKADASNAGINAASFNYFLCTDVDSVLEKDTLLRMVKPFMTEELRQIKEVGEPCPECGHVHVKEDSKRVIATGATLRIANSCEVEAGEILRVRPPVNPLPRFQEMEYVRSYVLGKVGWSMMNSVPNVSGGLGLFDKEIAIKAGGYDSKSFAEDMDIVTRMSAYMMDNHQQYAIRYIPTTQCWTEGPPNMAVFGRQRTRWGRGLSEIMNMHSQLIFNPRYKKLGMLVLPYNLFFEFLAPIIECVGLIVYLYLIFTHQVYWVYATILLVFAYLYSVMITTLAICWDQLTYRYYRSWREVMGLALMAYLEPFIYHPLIMFFALRGYWFFLTGKKTPWGNMQRQGFGQPTASLPKFK
- a CDS encoding HEAT repeat domain-containing protein, which codes for MSQIDNPKLSAFVETASSYLETASTSVKTAVRFMETTFLNAPLTIQIAMVFIIIAIVTTMLAYISILRNRYRGYRTDRKLARLCPRIDNLLIDEVLSHPSVQQHIPPDEIQLNIAPFEQLPLHRRWARQALTSRIIHFRRNVRGNIAQLLRNLYMQLDLDNDTIKKLKSRHWEKKVQALTELTSLDMFISDVTILPMTNDRNRELRAAARHAYIKLSKNEPFKFFDIAKEPLLMWDQVELFRTITSTENIAIPNFARWITYSGNKSVISFCLKLVVHYNQHNAVPAILRLLDTKDHYLRADAINCLGKLRASIAEDKLVGLYSHQPIPCQIEILKALGRIGSGEHVEFLKTEFLHATDFDLRKHAAKSLVKNQWVSDQPGDELVSSVTPENLRILRHCMNPLIKY
- a CDS encoding glycosyltransferase family 2 protein yields the protein MQSIADVISHVYQSTIFLYGLVLLLVYAMLALFSMLAVRQYARKNNDYQLDVLAGSGIVPGITVLAPAYNEGPTIIDNVRSLLTLNYPRFEIVVINDGSTDDTLEQLIREFSLQEVDFAYHIKLKTQPVKRVYKSADPAYSTLVVLDKVNGKSKADASNAGINAASFDYFLCTDVDCVLDKNTLLELIRPVLQEEKKRVIATGATLRIGNSCEFDEGVMVRMRPPRQLLPRFQEVEYIRSFVLGKMGWSYINCVPNVSGGLGLFDKEVAIRCGGYDHTSFGEDMELMSRMCRYAYDYNIDYAIRYIPKTLCWTEAPNTLTIFKRQRIRWARGLAQLIHAHFHMFLNPKYGKIGMIIFPYNFFFELLGPVVEMTGLIIYLLLALLGYIHWHNALWLLLFVYTYSIMITTIAILWDQLTFRYYKTWKEVAFLCMTAFLEFVIYHPVIVFFSLRGYYYFLTGKQVSWGNMQRQGFGKK